TACGGTCTCAGGTTTTAAATATGGGGCAAGCACTGCTTTGGCGCGGTTTTCACCATTCCAGTTGTGAGTCGTGAGCCAATAAGTGGAGTCTGGGTATTTTGCAAGGATAGCCTGCAAGAACTCATCGGCATAGTTTGCGGCGTGAGTTTCGTTGACGAGTAACACCCCGTCTATATCCAGATAAACATTCATGGAGTTTATTATATCAGGGATGGTCTCAAACCGCTTTCTGCATCAGTATTCGCTCATTTCATCCCAAATTGCATTGATTGTATGGTGCAGCTTCCTTACGCCCCGGCCTTTAACCTAAAATCCCACAAGTCGAGCGGATTCGTAAACATCGTAATAATCTTGACGTCGAATGCGTGGCCACTCATATCAATGTCGTGCTCGACTCGCTGTCGAAGCTCCCAGTACGCATCTACGCGACGATCTTTGCTTGACTGTACGCGCGATTGCGTCCAGACGAAGATAATACCCTCGTCAAATGGCGTTTCTTCGTAGAAGCTTGCTAGCTGCGGCAGTGCGTCCTGGCTGATCTTCTTAAGGAACTTGTTGTTAAACTTCTCGGCTTCTATTACGGCTGCCGAGTCTCCTAATGTCTTTGTTTCGACGGGGAGAACTTTATCGCCATTCCATGCCTTGAAGTCGGGCTGTTTCTTGTTTTTGCGCGGCAGGTACTCTGCATCAGTAAACGCACCGAAGAAGCTCTTTGCCCAGTCTGTGAGGCGACGAGCAGTATCATATTCGGCGAACATAGTCACAATGCGATGGTCGTTGTCTGCGGCAGTGATTTGCCCAACAATATCAAAGATCTTTTCGCCATTCCTTACTTTAGTAACAGTATCTACAATCTCATCAAGCCACTTGTCATTAGTGAGGTCGTGCTTGAGCTCTTGGTAGAAAGGTGATGCCGTTAAGCCTAGCTTTTCGTAGCGCTTGAGCACGAGTTCCATTTTTGCAATGACGTGGTCTTTCATGGTCTAATTATACCGCAAAAAACTGACTCGAATCTGTTAAAATAAACCTCATGAACCTACCCACCCTAGAACAAATCGAAGCCCTCCATCATAAGTATGCGCCGTCAGACGCGGGGTTTGATCTCGTATTCACGCATTGCAAGATCGTATCCGAAATTGCCGAACAATGTATCGCTAACAAACATCTCGACGTTGATGTGGAACTGGTCAAAGTCGGCTGCCTGCTTCATGACATTGGTGTCTATGAGCTGCTCGACACGGACGGCAAAGAGCGAGAAGATTTGCCATACATTACGCATGGCATCCGCGGTGAGACAATTCTCAAAAAAGAAGGGTTCTCCGAAATTATCTGGCGTTTTGGCTCGCACCATACGGGCGTAGGGCTGACCAAGCAGGACATCATAAAGCAAGAGTTACCGCTACCCTTGCAAGATTACGAAGCTGAAACCATTGAAGAAGAGCTAGTGATGTATGCCGACAAGTTCCATTCCAAAAATACACCACCCAACTTCAATACCTTTGAACACTACAAACAGACAGTTGCTAAATTCGGGCAAGAGAAGAGCGAGAAGTTCGCGCAGATGGCCGAAAAGTTCGGCGTACCTGATTTAGCACCGCTGATTGCAGAGTACAAGCACGCGGTTAGAGGCTAGCTGTTGTTGCTCGATACAACTAGCTCAGGAAATCCAGTTTCTTCATCCAACTCGCGGGTGTAAGTAGCTTGCTCGTCCTCGCCAATCACAATCTCTGCTGTCGGGTGAATGATAGTACCTTCCTTGAGGTGGCCACCGAAGCCTTTACCCTCGCTGTCTGAAATTGCCATGTGGAGATGCACGCCGTTGACGCCGACAGTACCAACCAGTGAAGTTATCTCATAGTCACCTTTATAGGTTCGGATGTCTTGCTTGTCTGGCAGTGCTCCGGCCATGCGCATACACGCTTGGCTCAGGCCGCCAACACAAGTGATGATGAAACCCGCTTGGATGTTCTTAGCTTTTACAAAATTCTCAAGCTCAAGTTTAAGGTCTTTACCTGGTTTGAGGCGAATGGTATGAAGTTTCATGGTTTAGCTACTTCCGCGCAATAACTTGCACCCATGTGGCACGTGAAGTTGGCTGGTCACCACTGGCTTTTACCTCGGAGAATCCCGCCTCCTGTACTACTTGGCGTATTTGATCTTCTGTCCAGTAGCAAAAATAGCGAGAAACACCGAGTTTATCTTCTGATGCTTCTGACCACTTTTCGCCTTCACCTTGTTTGACGGTAAAGGCAAAAGTACCATGCTCACCTAGTGCAGCAAGCACCTTATGCAATACTTGCTTGGTTTCTTCGCGAGTGAAGTGGACTAGTACGGCGTTAGCGAAAACAAGATCGTATGGGCCACCCAGATCGTCAGTTATTGCGTTAAGGTGACGAGCGCTAAAGCCTTTCTGGTTGAGGAGGTCAACAAAGGCTTGCGTCGCATCAGTGCATTCAACCGTGTAGCCTTGTTTTTGTAGATACGCGGCATCGCGGCCGAAGGCGCTGCCAAACTCAAGAATACGAGCAGTTTTGGGCAAATCAGTTAAAAACTCGTCAATCCAGTCTTTAACAGTGCCGTCGCCCATGTCTTGTACTGTGCCGTTGATATAGTCCTGGACGTGGCTTTCATATGCTTGGATGGTTTCTTGGTTGGGATCGTTCATGTACCAAGTATACCCCACGTGCTATTTGATGGCAGGCTGAGGAGACTATCGTTGAATTACAGAAACTCTGTGTAACCGTACTCATTACGGGTGGCCATCATCGAAAGCTCGCAATCATTGATAAGGGCATTCTATATGAGGGCTCCCTCAATATCCTATCCCAAAATGACAGTTGCGAAATAATGCGACGTATCGAGTCTCGTTATCTCGTGACACAAATGCTACATTTCACCAAGCTCGGGCGGTTCCTCGATGAGTAGTATAACGCTGATTCATAAATGAACTTAGCCGCAGTAACCAGCTCGAGTCACCTAATCTTTTGACGTTTTGGCATTCCTACTCGCTAAGACCTTGGCGTTCATTTTGCCCAAGATGCCAGTCACTACCGAGCGAGGTAGCTTAGAAATTACTCGATTAGCAACACCTGGAATACGCACGGCGGTATTTGAAGTAATAGCTTTCAAGCCTTCTGCCGCACATTGTTCAGCCGACATCGGCTTCATTGATGAATCTTGAGATGCCAACCCTAGCTCTGTCAGCATAGGCGTGGCTACCGGCCCAGGTAATAGGGCTGCAACATTAACACCAGATGGCTTCAACTCAGCATGTAATGCCTCGGCTAGGCTAAGTATATATGCTTTAGCTGCACCATAATCTGCCATATATGGCACACCCTGCAGGCCCATAAGCGAGGAGACGAGTAAGATTCCGCCTCGACCGCGTTTGCTCATTAGCTTACCGAAGTGGTGTGCTAGCTGAACATGCGCCGAGACATTCACGCGCACGCTTTCTAGCAACGTCGGTAAGTCGGCAGTCAGAAATTCGCGGGTAGCGCCGACGCCAGCATTTGAAACTACTAAGCCAACTTCAATATCCTTAGTAGCTTTAACGATGTCACTGAGAAAGTTTTCGTCTGTAAGATCGACCCTGACCGCCCGATACGAAACGCCATATTCCTTTGTGAGGCTATCACCGAGCTTATTCAGAACTGGCAGTCGCCTAGCTACAAGTACTAGGTTGATGTTGCTAGCTGCGAGCTGGCGGGCGAATTGCTCCCCAATGCCTGAGGAGGCGCCAGTAACGACTGCCCATGAGCCAAACTTGTGATTATCTATCTTCTGATACGGTTCTTTTGTCATATTCATACTCCTATATTGGAAATCTTATTGTTTTGTTACGAGAGCTAGTTCTTCCTGTTTCAACTCTTCATCACTAGGCCCATTGAATTGATACCACCCTCTGGAAGCCATTCCTTACGCTCAAAGACATATTTGCCCCGCTTTACATCACGAATAACTTGGCCGATGACTTTCTCACGATTCTCCTTAACCGCAGCTACAAATGGAGGGCTTGGCGGTGCAATAAAATCAGGCGCGAACTCACCGCTCCATAACTGAAGGTCGATAAGAAATGGTATAAATCCCAAGCCGCGTGAGGTTAATGAAAAGATCTCACGTCGCTTATCTTTTGGATCGATCTTCTTTTTGATGATTCCTTGGCACTCAAGACGTAATAGTCGATCGGCCAATATGTTCGTGGCGATTCCTTCGTCTGACCGCAAAAACTCCCCATGTGTTTTTTTACCGAGGTAGACGATATCCCTAA
This Candidatus Chromulinivoraceae bacterium DNA region includes the following protein-coding sequences:
- a CDS encoding helix-turn-helix domain-containing protein, whose protein sequence is MSTMQNKQPRSVCPINYAVELIGDKWSLLIIRDIVYLGKKTHGEFLRSDEGIATNILADRLLRLECQGIIKKKIDPKDKRREIFSLTSRGLGFIPFLIDLQLWSGEFAPDFIAPPSPPFVAAVKENREKVIGQVIRDVKRGKYVFERKEWLPEGGINSMGLVMKS
- a CDS encoding methyltransferase domain-containing protein: MNDPNQETIQAYESHVQDYINGTVQDMGDGTVKDWIDEFLTDLPKTARILEFGSAFGRDAAYLQKQGYTVECTDATQAFVDLLNQKGFSARHLNAITDDLGGPYDLVFANAVLVHFTREETKQVLHKVLAALGEHGTFAFTVKQGEGEKWSEASEDKLGVSRYFCYWTEDQIRQVVQEAGFSEVKASGDQPTSRATWVQVIARK
- a CDS encoding HD domain-containing protein codes for the protein MNLPTLEQIEALHHKYAPSDAGFDLVFTHCKIVSEIAEQCIANKHLDVDVELVKVGCLLHDIGVYELLDTDGKEREDLPYITHGIRGETILKKEGFSEIIWRFGSHHTGVGLTKQDIIKQELPLPLQDYEAETIEEELVMYADKFHSKNTPPNFNTFEHYKQTVAKFGQEKSEKFAQMAEKFGVPDLAPLIAEYKHAVRG
- a CDS encoding PPC domain-containing DNA-binding protein yields the protein MKLHTIRLKPGKDLKLELENFVKAKNIQAGFIITCVGGLSQACMRMAGALPDKQDIRTYKGDYEITSLVGTVGVNGVHLHMAISDSEGKGFGGHLKEGTIIHPTAEIVIGEDEQATYTRELDEETGFPELVVSSNNS
- a CDS encoding SDR family NAD(P)-dependent oxidoreductase; protein product: MTKEPYQKIDNHKFGSWAVVTGASSGIGEQFARQLAASNINLVLVARRLPVLNKLGDSLTKEYGVSYRAVRVDLTDENFLSDIVKATKDIEVGLVVSNAGVGATREFLTADLPTLLESVRVNVSAHVQLAHHFGKLMSKRGRGGILLVSSLMGLQGVPYMADYGAAKAYILSLAEALHAELKPSGVNVAALLPGPVATPMLTELGLASQDSSMKPMSAEQCAAEGLKAITSNTAVRIPGVANRVISKLPRSVVTGILGKMNAKVLASRNAKTSKD